CAACATGAATGACAGGAGTATGATGATAAGGATCAACAGATTGTTGAATGAAATGCCAGTGTGAATGAAAAGTTCAAATTAAACATAATGAGAAAAATTGGTAGTTTTCTGATTTAGTGATAATAGAGTACATGGAATTATTATATGGTTATGTTTGcctaattatataattactagttCAGCTTGTATTAACTTCCACAATGCACCACCCAGTGTACACATTTTTATTAACTTCATGAATTGACGCTTTAACAAAATTGTTAAATTGGCTAGAATGGTTGGAGATATATTAGTTGATGTATGGATATATTGTTGTGCATATATGGAAATCTATGTTGAACATGTCAATTAGGTACCTTTGAAtgaatcaagaaaaatattaacccAGTATTCTTACTGGTTGTTAACCTAGTAAGAATACTGGGTTaacaaaaatttgatttttaggtTTTCCAACGATTTTTTAATCGTcattaataaattcaaataactAAAAAATCGCTGTTATTCATATGCCAGCGATTTTTGGAACGCTGCAAAAAGGATGTGAAAACAGAAAGCTAAATGCCGGCGATGAAAAATCACGAGGATATtattttccagcgatttttaCTTCGCCGGCATATAATTCACATAACAAATAATCATTTACCAGCGATATAAAACTCGCTGGAAATTATATCCCAGCAATTTCCTGATCGCTGGTGAAAGAATATTATAACAACAAAATTCGTATTTACCAGCGATTATAAAATCACTGCTAAAATATATCCCGGCGATTTCCTAATCGCTGGATAAAGAAtattaaaacaacaaaatcCGTCACCAGCAATTATGAAATCGCAACTAAATTAATTAGCAGCGATTTTAAAATCGCTGGCAAATATTTTgcctttttaaaattatatgtcGGCGACCAAGAAATCGCTGCCATATAATATAGCAGCGATTTCATAATCGCCGGTATAACTCATAACACTTTCCCAGCGATTATGAAATCGCTACTATATTATATGGCAGCGATTTCTAATCGCTGGTGAAAGAATATACCAACAACAAAATTGTGGACCAGCTAATATAGCAATGATTTCGTAATCGCTAGGAAAAGATTATGACGTTTTGCAAATTGTATAGCGGCAATGGAAAAATCGccgctaaatatgttgtttcaGGCGGCGAGATTTTAGTTTCGCGGCAGTATATCGAAAATGGCTTTATAATACCGGCAATTTGGCGGCGAGTTTTAAATCGCTGGTAATTGTATTTGTCGGGAATTTTGGTTCTTTGCCGGCGATTTAAAATCGCTGGTAAAAATGACTTCTGTTGtagtgtcatgcatgcatgtgatttcaactaactagctagctaggtagcccatatatatgtatataatatataatatatatacacacatatgaTCAATCCGTAGAATACATGCATGGTAATTAATATCAGATCGAGAGGATTTAAACGTTCTGAATTCATTGATGCACAATTAATTAGTTAACATATTTAGTATCTAGCTAGccaggtacgtacgtacgtatgtaGATCAAGAGCTAGCTCTCTCTATAGAAAAATGTTGTTTGCACACGCCGAAGGGGACACGCCGCGTACCTGTCCCTCCACGTATACAAATGAAACAGTGTGTTTCATATACACCAAACGACTAAGCCTTTGCTTTCTCCATTCCTTCCCTTCGTCTACCCATATCCTTCGGCTAGGATGAATTTGCTTCCCACAGACCAGCAcggagaagagaaaaagtacAGGTTCTACTTCTCATCTTAtcagatttatcttcttcttcacatGTCCTAAACCTTTCGTCTTCGCATTCGTCCGACCAAGCCATGCCCCTCCCTCCCTTCGTCTTCCCCCACCTGGATGATTAGAGATCTAAGGTCTTACAGCTTCCCCCACCTGGAGTAGAGTAATAAAATGGCTCATTTCTGGAATTTAGTTAGACATTGTAGATGAATACTACTGCATATTTATCAGCATCTGGAATTTATCAACGACAGCACTCTCTCTCTAGAATTTATCAACGACGGCAGAGTAAAGGGGACGCCTGTACTCTTCGAAATACTGGTCGCGATCCACGAACACGATAGCATAGAGAGCATAGATTATTCCTGGTATGTAACCTAGAATTGTCAGGAGCAGGCAGATGCAAAACTCAACCTGCAAAATTCAAAAATGGAGAACTTCAGCCTCTGTTTCGTTCCATTGAAAGTGAGGGAAAAACAAATACATTTtacgccaaaaaaaaaaaaatacagaaccGCCAGGATTATCCATCGGTGGACTTGAGAACAAAGCGGAATttcttaaaatcttattattattattaatcatgGAGCTAATCACACATAATTTCCAGATGTGAGAACGATCAGACAGAAAGTAAAGAGGAGCatgaaaacagagagaaagggagagagcgAGAGGAAGGATAGATACGCTGCAGCAACCGTGGTGGAAGCAAACGTCCAAAGGAGGAAGCAACCGTGGCTGAAATGGGTTGCAGCCGATTCTGGGTTTGAAATGGGTTTCCACGGCGTAatcgatttttgtttttttttgtttttttataataatatatcgaCTTAAGCCACGTCAGCGATTCCGCAATAGGTACTCAACGGCGGGTACCTGTAGCAGTTCTGCTCTcaatatatgtattatatgcCGCTGAAATTGCATGCGACggtactacgtacgtacgtactgcGACACGAACAAAGAAAGATCAATGAAGCACTGGGCATTGCACAAAACCTTCGAGGAGTCAAACCGGTCCAGCTGGGTCTCATGTGATGCTTCATCCATTTGTCCAACATCTAAATCTACACTGTGGTCcagctatttttctttttctaatttgtCTTTTTAATTCGATCTGTttccttattaattttttaaagaaatatcttAGTAATTAGGtaaacataaattataaaattgatataacttgatgcgatatattatattgtaaaattatttttattataaaatatattataatgaatCACAAGAAACTATATgataaatttgtgaatttatttttatataattttttttataatatttctcttatttttaggGGGTATCCGTAAAGTCGATCTGGGATTCAGCCAgatctaaattaagaaaatgaggcAAAATCTACAAGTACTCTTCAAATCAAATATTAAGTGAGCCTTTTAACAATTGATAAACTAtctacatacacacacatatatttatatgaatattgAAAATGGTTCATGAAAAACGATTTTCAATATCAAGTTATCGGTATTGATGTGATATTAGGATAGTTTGGGTGGTGAAAGATTATTAGAATTTAActaattactatttattattttatcattattttttaccaatattttattattttgtattactatttaatattttttttattatttttttattattatttatagagtatctgagatcacctcattatctaaatataaattaaataattttttatttcctatttattttaattcgtatgtaaaatattattattaatttaagatTATGTCACACATGATGCGCTCATGTTTAGGATCGACGAAAATGTAATGAATTGGTACGTTCATTAATTGGACAGAATTGGAGACAGCACACTGCAGAGAACTGTCCAATGCTGAATCCATTCATTTAGATACCGACCAAATCCATTATATAAGAGCTTTGGACATGTGGGGATGAGAGAAGGAAGAGTATGGTTgctatcatttctcttctcaGACCTTTGTCGAAAGCCTTGGGATCGAAGGCAGGGTTGTTAATCATGGCGTAGGGGAAGTATAATCATCTCCCTGTAATTGCAGAGTGCTAAAAGCACATACAGCTAGCTAGCCCAGAGACGACACAGAGatcagagggagagagagagagagaggagaaaattaataattaaagtcAGAGAGAGGTATGGAGATGAATACCTCACgccctctctttctttcttttcaaggCTACTTTAATAAGCTGTAAACTTGAAAGAGTAAAGAGGAAACTCAGAAAAGTGGCTAAAAGCAAGCAGGTATATGTGGGTGTCACCTGAACTGTCTTTCTTTGAATAGAGCGAGAGAGATTCCTAGAGCAAAGCTAGctagttaattttaatttccacTCATCTTGGGATTTTCAAgccttttaatataatattatcatCATGGAGTCTGCAAATCTCCATCACCAGCATCAGCTCCAAGACCAGCTTGTTGGGTCTTCTTCTTTGGCCAACCCAACTTGCTATGGAGTTGGAAGCAACCATGCTTGGACCCCAAATATCACTGTGTAAGTTTAGCttcaaacctctctctctctctctctctgaattgATTCTATAATGAATTTTTGGCTATTCAAAGTACTATCATAAATGACCTTTCGAGTTTAgaatctttttcctttcttcctttttcttttttgatttgaTGTTCGTCCGAGCAGAAAGTGCCCAGAAGTTGAAACCTACATGTTAGATTATTACGAACGGTTCAGGAATTCTTTCTATCTGATTACTTTTGGAAGGAAGAAACTCCTAACTAGCTAGTTCTAATTAAACACCTgtatgaaatatatttatttacttacaCCGCGAAATCCTTCATGTGATATTAATAATACACTGATGTCATTTATCGCGTTATTCTAGAAACTCTCTCTCAATCTTTGATTTCCAGATGCCTCAAAAATTGGAATTGTTAATTTTCCACTTGAATCTTCAAATATTTATCTCAACTGTTTATGCAGGAATACTGGTAACTTCAATCCAAATTCCGACGGAGTTTTCTCAAACCCAAGAGACTCGAGGCAGTACAATGACATTCTTGTCCCTTCTCTGAACAGTTCCATGGTCCAAGACTTGGGATTTCACTGGACTAGTAATGCAGGGTGTTTCACCAGTAGTACTGCTCAGTCTTCCCATGACCTACACCTCGCGAAAATTAAGGAAGAGCTCTCGGAATCTTTCCCCAAATTCACTGAAATGTTAAACAGTTCCTCAAGTGTTGAAGATTACCATCTTCATCATCCAACAGGCTGCCTAAAGGACGAGCAAAAAGATAATCTGAGTCATGAACTCAGTGAGAAGCTCTTGCTGAAGACCGTCTCGTCCAAAGGATTCTATTCTAATTCTCAGAACCTCCCTAGTTTTGGAGGTGCGGCAATTCCAAGTAGAGGGAACTTCAGCCAGATTTATCCCAGCATAAATATTTCCAACGTGAATCAATCGCCATCGCCATCAGCAATTTCAAGCTCCAGCTTGGACATGAACTTGCAGGCCTTGGATCTATTAACATCTGAAAGATATAGTGGATCAAGTTTTAGCCAATTGCCTAATTCACATGATAGTCTTGGCGTATTTAAAGAGAGCCCTTTCGGTCTTGAAAATATGCAGCAATTAACCCACAGGCTATCAAGTAGCCCTAGCAATGTGAGTACTATTTCCTTAAGATCTTCTCTTCTTTAGCAGCTAGCACACGACCATTTTCATGAcctgtatatataattgtaaaacTAGTTTTCTTGTCGATCGCTGCGTTTAGGTTTTTTTAAACGACTATATACTCATTCAGATATAATCACGAAATCTACCATGATCCTTAATTAACTTCAAAAATTATTGTCTTCCCGAAGAATTTGCAGTTAGCTCAGCTGGGTACGTGTCTATTAATTCTCGATTATTAATAGGCGATCGGCTCCTAACATCTTCACATATATCCTAATAATTCAACGAGTATTTATGCATTTGTATTCTGCAGTACTACTCATGTCGACTGCATACAAGTCGAATTATATATGTAATGAGCAAATAAACCAgctttataaaaatgattaacaAACATGCACAACTAAATTAATCAtacattttaatcttgatcaactaaaaaaattgagaaaagtcGAAACCctttataataaacaattttattcaCTCATGGCACCAAAAGAATAGCCTTCTCTTTTTGCTAGAATAGGGGCTCCTTCAGCTTTATACAttgcatcttttttcttttgcttttttttgggttttagaGACTTATAACTTTAAATTATTCTCAACTGATCATCTTTACTCTTTGCGTTTTAAAGATATCGCTGTTCACAAATAGAGTAAGAGAAGCAAAGAGACCCAGCAGTTTGATGGAGGCAAAGTCATCTCAAGCTGCAGTACCTAAGAAACCGAGATTGGAGTCACGCGCTTCATGTCCACCCTTTAAGGTGCCAaaggatgatgatgatcaatttgacataaatatataaactttctagcttataaaattttattaacttATGAATTGCATTTTTGTGCCTTGGAACTGATCATGAATTCCAGGTTAGGAAAGAAAAACTAGGAGATAGAATTGCTGCTCTTCAGCAGTTGGTGGCTCCCTTTGGCAAGGTATAGTGTTTCCGGCATgccctcatatatatatatatatatatatataattaccaatagaaaaatgatagtatgagTATCAATTATGCCCACCAAATGTGCCTACtcatatgtttatattttttttaatggttgagGAAGTGACtttagtgaatttatatttatattttatttattttttaatggttaaggatgtttaaaaaaataattaaaaaaaaaaaaaagtcatttgcATATACTAGTGTGCATATTTGATAGTCACACTAGTATTGTCCTTGCCAATATACCACCACCATCTTAATAATAgtcattgatatatatatatagctagttcatgaggaaatatttttttcctttctttttctccattaaaattcatatttaatatCTGTGATTATAAAATAACATGCGACAAGAATTATTATTTATGATGAGAATAGgcttatttcaatattttgacccaaaaaaaaaaaaatactcattttAATAAGAAATAACTTACcacaaataaacaattttcttataataacaTCTTATACACCAGACTTATAATTAAGTTGAATATAGAAGTTGTTTatgtttaaaaatgttttcctAATATATGCAAAATGATATCGATTTTGCATGTGGGGGTGGAGAATCTTTCAGACAGACACAGCATCGGTACTAATGGAGGCCATCGGGTACATAAAATTCCTTCAAAACCAGGTCGAGGTATTTTCACTTCCCAACATTCTTCTTGAATGTCGTTTTTCTTATCCCCACTATCTGACGACTCTGAACTAGTCTGTCCTCAAagaatattaagaaaataaaatttgaagttTTCTAAGGTGTCACAGCTAGCATGGTCAAACTAGGGTAAAAATCCATGGCATGCAGCTTCTGGAAAGAAAGGCTAGGGTTCTAATACTATTGGCTCTTTTACTTCTTTTATAGCATAATACAAAAATTTTGAACCATTCGTTTTTTGTTTAGAGATTCATGTGCACTACGTACGTTATTCTcgagtatgtatatatatatatatatgcaaaaaaaTGTTCTAAGCTACACCTGTCCCGTGGTACtgataatatataagaaaaagggATTAATATAGAATACTTCAATCTAAGATTGGGAACAACGCACAAAAAATTAGATATTGGCGATATAATTGTAAATTTGTATATAATGATCATCTGCCTTCctgaattataaaatgtaagcATATTTGAAGCAGTCTCCagcttaattatatactaattgacacatttccttttgttaaaaactatttatttagtTACTATATACGTACTGATCATCAACTTTTCCTTGAGTTTGATGTAAGAATATATTTATTTGGCCGTGATCATATATAGGAAATTCAATGTTTTTAATGGCGTTTCtagttcaaatatatatatgcatgaagtTATAAACGAGTCCAGGACCAGGAAAACATGAGATCGACAACATTatcttataattagttttaatcCCGATCCTGCAGGCTCTTAGATCAGTTCGATTCTGACTTTAAAAAGAGTTTGGTTGCTGTTTTGGAAAGAGATTCGCTGCGGCAGCATGCAGCAGGCGGAGATCGATGAGAGTTAGCTCTGATCAGTTGCTCATGATCAATAGATTCGTATATATAACTCAAAAACCAGAATAAACTATTAATTGGAAATTATATATGGTGAAGAACCCACCCCAACCCAAGCGCCCCGGGTCCTTACAAATTCCTAGTCCGatcctatatattatatgcatgctAGCTGCATGTCTCTGGCATTTGAAGTTTGAATATATAGTCACAGATGAGATCTGATTTTCCACAAATTCATGAAACATTAATAGGCCGGAGTAAGCTAAAAAACTGAAGAAAAAgtattgattgatttttttatcgCATACGATATTATATTTCTGTGCTTGAATGTATACTAAGTtttgagttatttttttctGCAGACACTGAGCGTCCCTTACATGAAGTCATCACGAAACATGAAGACAGCTTGTAGAAGTACAATGCAAGCGGTAAGAAATCAATAATAGAAGTCGATCGACAACATAGGAAATTAAGGAAACTCACTAGGGTTAAACCAATGATATTCATTATATTGATGAAAGATATAAGCGATATGAGTACTGGTAGTTGGAGTTTTGGCTGTCAAAAGTACTACTACTGCATGTTATCATGATCTGTTTcaggattatatatatagcgtTAGCTCAttctgcaaatatatatatacatgatttcAGGGTTCGGTACTGAACGATGGAAATGAAGAACCAAAGCGAGACCTTAGAAGCCGAGGGCTGTGTCTCGTGCCTTTGTCGTGCATGTCTTATGTCACAGGTGATAGCGGCGGTGGAGGCGTTTGGCCTCCAGCGCCTAACTACGGCGGAGGAActtagaataataataattatatataatatgatcaaATTAATAATCATGTATCTTAAACGTCAGCCGTAGTACTAAATTAATTGTGGCCGGGCATGCAAGACAGATCGATCTTCATTGCTGcttattctatttataagccCGGCAGTAATATTATTTGGGAGCTAGCCTTTACGTTTCtcgatctagctagctagcatctATACTTTAGTGGAGCAAATTTGGTCATcccgttaagaaaaaaaaaaaaaaaagaattgatcCCAGGATGGACCAAGTTTGATC
This genomic window from Carya illinoinensis cultivar Pawnee chromosome 7, C.illinoinensisPawnee_v1, whole genome shotgun sequence contains:
- the LOC122314813 gene encoding transcription factor bHLH110 isoform X1 — encoded protein: MESANLHHQHQLQDQLVGSSSLANPTCYGVGSNHAWTPNITVNTGNFNPNSDGVFSNPRDSRQYNDILVPSLNSSMVQDLGFHWTSNAGCFTSSTAQSSHDLHLAKIKEELSESFPKFTEMLNSSSSVEDYHLHHPTGCLKDEQKDNLSHELSEKLLLKTVSSKGFYSNSQNLPSFGGAAIPSRGNFSQIYPSINISNVNQSPSPSAISSSSLDMNLQALDLLTSERYSGSSFSQLPNSHDSLGVFKESPFGLENMQQLTHRLSSSPSNISLFTNRVREAKRPSSLMEAKSSQAAVPKKPRLESRASCPPFKVRKEKLGDRIAALQQLVAPFGKTDTASVLMEAIGYIKFLQNQVETLSVPYMKSSRNMKTACRSTMQAGSVLNDGNEEPKRDLRSRGLCLVPLSCMSYVTGDSGGGGVWPPAPNYGGGT
- the LOC122314813 gene encoding transcription factor bHLH110 isoform X2, which produces MVQDLGFHWTSNAGCFTSSTAQSSHDLHLAKIKEELSESFPKFTEMLNSSSSVEDYHLHHPTGCLKDEQKDNLSHELSEKLLLKTVSSKGFYSNSQNLPSFGGAAIPSRGNFSQIYPSINISNVNQSPSPSAISSSSLDMNLQALDLLTSERYSGSSFSQLPNSHDSLGVFKESPFGLENMQQLTHRLSSSPSNISLFTNRVREAKRPSSLMEAKSSQAAVPKKPRLESRASCPPFKVRKEKLGDRIAALQQLVAPFGKTDTASVLMEAIGYIKFLQNQVETLSVPYMKSSRNMKTACRSTMQAGSVLNDGNEEPKRDLRSRGLCLVPLSCMSYVTGDSGGGGVWPPAPNYGGGT